One genomic window of Archangium lipolyticum includes the following:
- a CDS encoding NAD(P)-dependent alcohol dehydrogenase has product MRTILQSGYGEPERVLVQGESDIPTPGDGEVLVRVHATSVNTPDCIATLGVPYALRLVSGLRAPVSPVRGSDVAGVVEAVGAHVTGFAPGDAVFGSVWTGSYERGAPGTFCEYTVVPATQLAHKPAKLSFEEAAGAVMSGVTALVAMRDVARVRAGQQVLVNGASGGLGTFAVQIAKALGAVVTGVCSTRNVELVRSLGASHVIDYTQTSYPEQDARYDVVMDNVMNHPPSVSARILTANGVLLPNSIGTHKWLGTLPSMAFGALFKSRQWRTTQFVPSRKNLEDIGALIESGAVKVVIDKTYPLAHAGKAVAHMASRRARGQIVISAM; this is encoded by the coding sequence ATGCGAACCATCTTGCAAAGCGGTTATGGCGAGCCTGAACGCGTCCTGGTGCAGGGCGAGAGCGACATCCCCACGCCGGGGGACGGCGAAGTCCTCGTCCGTGTGCACGCGACGTCGGTGAACACGCCGGACTGCATCGCCACCCTCGGAGTTCCCTACGCGTTGCGCCTGGTGTCCGGCCTGCGTGCGCCCGTGTCGCCGGTCCGCGGCTCGGACGTCGCCGGCGTCGTGGAGGCGGTGGGCGCCCACGTCACCGGATTCGCACCCGGCGACGCCGTGTTCGGCTCGGTGTGGACGGGAAGTTACGAGCGCGGCGCTCCTGGGACCTTCTGCGAATACACCGTGGTCCCGGCGACGCAACTGGCGCACAAGCCGGCGAAGCTCAGCTTCGAGGAAGCCGCCGGGGCTGTGATGTCAGGCGTGACGGCGCTGGTGGCCATGCGCGATGTGGCTCGCGTCCGCGCGGGTCAGCAGGTGCTCGTCAATGGCGCCTCCGGCGGCCTGGGAACGTTCGCCGTGCAGATTGCCAAGGCCTTGGGTGCCGTGGTCACGGGCGTCTGCAGCACGAGGAACGTCGAGCTGGTGCGTTCGCTCGGTGCCTCCCACGTCATCGACTACACGCAGACGAGCTACCCGGAGCAGGACGCGCGCTACGACGTCGTGATGGACAACGTGATGAACCACCCTCCGTCGGTATCGGCGCGCATCCTCACCGCGAACGGGGTGTTGCTGCCCAACAGCATCGGCACCCACAAGTGGCTGGGGACGCTGCCCAGCATGGCATTCGGGGCGCTCTTCAAGTCCAGGCAGTGGCGCACGACTCAATTCGTTCCATCGCGCAAGAACCTCGAGGACATCGGCGCGCTGATTGAGTCGGGCGCTGTGAAGGTCGTGATCGACAAGACGTATCCGCTCGCGCATGCCGGCAAAGCCGTGGCGCACATGGCGAGCAGGCGCGCGCGCGGACAGATCGTGATCAGCGCGATGTAA
- a CDS encoding GFA family protein, translating into MSVDSGRSHRVACACGQVVFEAVGAPILTVVCDCTSCREAGRRIEALPGAAPVLDADGGTSFVLHRKDRVRCTSGGEQLREYRLKPDSPTRRVVATCCNSAMFLEFNKGHWLSLYRNRIPGAPPVEMRVMTRDRPDGAPPAGDVPAYATHSVAFMWRLFAAWFAMGLRTPHGINGTKIEA; encoded by the coding sequence ATGAGCGTTGATTCGGGCAGGTCCCACCGCGTCGCGTGCGCATGCGGCCAGGTGGTGTTCGAGGCGGTGGGTGCGCCCATCCTGACCGTCGTATGCGATTGCACGAGCTGCCGCGAAGCGGGCCGGCGGATCGAGGCACTGCCCGGCGCGGCACCGGTGCTCGATGCCGATGGCGGCACCAGCTTCGTGCTCCATCGCAAGGACCGCGTGCGCTGCACGAGCGGTGGAGAGCAGCTCAGGGAGTACCGCCTCAAGCCCGATTCGCCGACGCGGCGGGTGGTGGCGACCTGCTGCAATTCGGCGATGTTCCTCGAGTTCAACAAAGGCCATTGGCTGAGCCTGTACCGCAACCGCATCCCCGGCGCGCCGCCAGTGGAGATGCGGGTGATGACCCGGGACCGCCCCGATGGCGCGCCCCCGGCCGGAGACGTGCCCGCCTATGCCACGCATTCCGTGGCGTTCATGTGGCGGCTGTTCGCGGCGTGGTTCGCGATGGGACTGCGCACTCCGCACGGCATCAACGGCACGAAGATCGAGGCATGA
- a CDS encoding dihydrofolate reductase family protein — MGVLTFALNVTLDGCCDHREGIADDELHDYFTQLMDAVGAMLWGRTTYEMMESYWPAVARDEKAPRAMREWAQKLDAKPKYVVSASRHDFPWNNTFRIAGDLHEAVTQLKEKTPRGVLVGSPMLAAELERLGLIDEYRFVVHPVLAGHGPTLFQGLERSRRLELLSTKRLASGAMALHHRRVDAK; from the coding sequence ATGGGGGTCTTGACCTTCGCGCTCAACGTGACCTTGGACGGGTGCTGCGACCATCGGGAGGGGATCGCGGACGACGAGCTGCACGACTACTTCACGCAGCTCATGGACGCGGTCGGGGCGATGCTGTGGGGGCGCACCACCTACGAGATGATGGAGAGCTACTGGCCGGCGGTGGCGCGCGACGAGAAGGCCCCCCGAGCGATGCGGGAGTGGGCGCAGAAGCTGGATGCCAAGCCGAAGTATGTCGTCTCGGCCTCGCGACACGACTTTCCGTGGAACAACACCTTCCGCATCGCGGGGGATTTGCACGAGGCCGTGACGCAGCTCAAGGAGAAGACCCCGCGCGGCGTCCTAGTGGGCAGCCCCATGCTCGCGGCCGAGCTCGAGCGGCTGGGGCTCATCGATGAGTATCGCTTCGTCGTCCACCCGGTTCTTGCCGGCCATGGCCCGACCTTGTTTCAGGGCCTCGAGCGCTCGCGGCGCCTCGAGCTCCTCTCGACGAAGCGCCTCGCATCCGGCGCGATGGCGCTGCATCACCGCCGGGTCGACGCAAAGTAG
- a CDS encoding AAA family ATPase yields MATLHFICGKAGAGKTTLARELGRTLPGVSVVFDGTKRLAFLRAGRPAAK; encoded by the coding sequence ATGGCGACGCTCCACTTCATCTGCGGCAAGGCGGGCGCGGGCAAGACCACGCTCGCGCGCGAGCTCGGCCGGACCCTCCCGGGCGTGTCGGTCGTGTTCGACGGTACGAAGCGGCTGGCCTTCCTGCGCGCGGGACGGCCAGCCGCCAAGTGA